A window from Plasmodium chabaudi chabaudi strain AS genome assembly, chromosome: 11 encodes these proteins:
- a CDS encoding longevity-assurance (LAG1) protein, putative, producing MKLDTIFKILLLITIIFTTHQIWPLYELIKQIHDGTILFCIKEGFHKLYTFFCLYNLTEDIETFSTNTSVAPKPRYFVFFVLSGCATFIVKFILNKISTRIGDRLIPKRKWSPYIRGIKLGRFNVMFFNLIYFSLISVFGFISLKDQIYFPAEMGGQGKTSAYFLGYPNQKTSNLIHIYYFLNGGYLLTSVCSLLKSEKLPDFYENFLQHFCAMILVYFSYSHNFIKVGAIIMLCHDICEIFSSACRVFVDTKYKFITVSSFCILFLSWGYLRLYIFAKNCILPIHKNYNVFSSLIRVETFIWLIFLLLVILLMNVYWFVLMGKMFIHFITSGKTEDILTRVTEIEEKERNIEMKNK from the exons ATGAAACTTGATaccattttcaaaatattattattaattacaataatatttacaacTCATCAAATATGGCCATTATATGAAttgataaaacaaatacatGATGGAACAATtctattttgtattaaagagggttttcataaattatatacgtttttttgtttatataatttaacaGAAGACATTGAAACTTTTTCGACAAATACAAGTGTTGCTCCAAAACCTcgttattttgttttttttgtgttaaGCGGGTGTGCAACATTTATAgtcaaatttatattaaacaaaatttcTACTCGAATAGGGGATCGTCTTATTCCGAAACG aaaatggaGCCCTTATATTCGAGGAATTAAACTTGGACGATTTAACGtcatgttttttaatttgataTACTTCTCTCTCATTAGTGTATTTGGATTTATTTCTCTCAAGGACCAAATATACTTTCCAGCAGAAATGGGAGGACAAGGAAAAACGAGTGCCTATTTTTTAG gCTACCCAAATCAAAAAACATCAAActtaattcatatatactattttttgaatggtggatatttattaacatcAGTGTGTTCCTTATTAAAGTCTGAAAAGTTGCCAGACTTTTATGAAAACTTTTTACAGCACTTTTGTGCAATGATATTAGTTTACTTTTCATATAGTCATAATTTCATAAAAGTTGGAGCTATAATTATGCTATGCCATGATATAtgtgaaatattttcttcagc GTGTCGAGTGTTTGTTGACacaaaatacaaatttataaccgtttcatcattttgcattttatttttgagtTGGGGATATTTacgattatatatatttgcaaaaaattgtattctACCAATTCACAAGAATTATAATGTGTTTAGCTCACTCATTCGTGTCGAGACATTCATATGGCTAatctttttattacttgttattttgttaatgaATGTTTATTGGTTTGTATTGATGGGCAAAAtgtttattcattttatcaCAAGCGGAAAAACAGAAGACATTCTAACAAGAGTTACAGAAATTGAAGAAAAGGAAAGAAACAtcgaaatgaaaaataaataa
- a CDS encoding triose phosphate transporter, putative, with protein sequence MMKDNDKNEYGTFPITINENYGGKFGDFQYKKIYRALYEKAVLGFLFLSWYGLNVIYNVENKKVLNITNLPWTASCAQLFVGWLFILTYWGTGYKKIPKIFSYDIFFKNITIQSVCHIMVHSGAIISMSSTSVSFTHVIKACEPVFTAILSIILLKQYFKFSKYVCLVIIVGGVICASAKEINFTIFAFISALISNFGSSLRAIYVKKMMLNKSSIGENLTGPNIYALITIFSALISLPFVFIFEGKQLYRFITEFDTTQSKHTLQEVYVRLFLSGVWYYLNNEFAFMCLERVNQVTHAVANSLKRIVIIVSSIIIFKTHVTFLGAAGSATTIIGAFLYSIV encoded by the coding sequence ATGATGAAGGATAATgacaaaaatgaatatggaACCTTTCCAATAactataaatgaaaattatggAGGTAAATTTGGCGATtttcaatataaaaaaatttataggGCTTTATATGAGAAGGCGGTATTaggatttttatttttatcatggTATGGATTAAatgttatttataatgttgaaaataaaaaagtattgAATATTACAAATTTACCATGGACAGCTAGCTGTGCTCAATTATTTGTTGGATGGTTATTTATACTAACATATTGGGGTActggatataaaaaaattccaaaaattttttcatatgatatattttttaaaaacataacAATTCAAAGTGTGTGCCATATTATGGTTCATTCAGGAGCAATCATATCTATGTCATCAACATCTGTTTCATTTACACATGTTATTAAAGCATGCGAGCCAGTGTTCACTGCTATATTATCTATAATACTATTGAAGCagtattttaaatttagtAAATATGTTTGTCTTGTAATTATTGTTGGAGGTGTTATATGTGCCAGTGCTAaagaaattaattttactaTCTTTGCTTTTATTTCGGCACTAATATCAAATTTTGGATCTTCTTTAAGGgcaatatatgtaaaaaaaatgatgttaAATAAATCATCAATTGGCGAGAATTTAACAGGAccaaatatttatgcattgataacaattttttctgCATTAATATCTTTaccatttgtttttatatttgaaggaaaacaattatatagATTTATTACAGAATTTGATACTACACAATCAAAACATACATTACAAGAAGTATATGTaagattatttttaagtgGTGTATGGTATTAtctaaataatgaatttgCATTTATGTGTTTAGAGAGAGTTAATCAAGTTACACATGCTGTTGCCAATTCATTAAAAAGAATTGTTATAATTGTTTCttcaattattatattcaaaacACATGTTACTTTTCTTGGTGCTGCTGGATCAGCTACTACAATTATCGGAGCATTCTTATACTCTattgtttaa
- a CDS encoding guanidine nucleotide exchange factor, putative, whose translation MYDQNEEDINEVNKYIFNLYPKISTGLDHYACIAYSKKKPSVYCWGGNSSNQLGVGIHIRYCEKPTVVDFFENFIACSVCCTHYSTYVLVKENLNDEGCFVYSFGKGNNGLLGYRKHREIIDDTKSEINQKNEKGKKGKYINKNVLNAFGINAGVESSISSASSLMSFDYDRISSDRKSENSENKKEDNHIELNENSQDSNSTNSMDKDSKRDIKIGKNKNEVINRDDKTKEEKADWFTPVPIKIRFPEYTKIKYISCGDMHILAISTDGILYGWGSNSFGCVGNGTYTNVYEPTRIYLEKRSLKNENESNAYQYKFYNNSKENNYDCLKNCVIHCSAGSKHSLACTINGDIYSWGFGGNGRLGLGNIKNYNTPQIIHKLRKRRKIIFVCAGVSHSSCIDTDYNVYTWGSGKFYKLGHGDDTDLLYPKKIEFFNFNKKIFMLSSSCFNSIALNINGDVYIWGTFNISKNGNNTYICKTPKQINTNYKCIYVHASTYLPFGITLVGDLIMFGNNYYKNINNNDIILDNTDSSLDSDDNVIEHIVEERKKNNEIGNGNLENFYNSCTPKLDANKIGSNHLYINTFYKKDKHMQVVYIKELRGKIYIKDVITDFYNLNKTLINEIGVAKKLFQNMNNEYEEPLFGEIDNTGLKIKSKTKIIDGNDYFSIFLIENGKVYGSGWNKNGELGTGEYNLNKKYHIPININICVNKIAKIVCGNDYVLALNDLGYVYGWGKNNKSQLGVGITKDFYEPVHVKSLSNVINIYAGYDHSACIVNNNFYSNNENEEQIECGDLYIWGNAESGKVGLGNEYIQGFILLPRKINLSKKIYKCSLGTSHSLFLTENNELYVCGNTNNGRLGIPNEMEYKKEDNVEKGISGNISILSYPKQINLNEEIYIKDILAGSTYSIILSIDGFIYICGEFVKNKIFYKSFTLYNQISNIKMMVGKYQHVLFLTYDNKIFGLGDNSYFQILNNNQKETHIDTPTLVPYFLKHTVEQIYSFKNVSFVQLSNNDIYGWGYSKNGHLGIGLKNLVYVKNPINIIKTWVGYEEEEYGNEGGLIDNEDMLSQKYNIYTNWNEINMIKKKIINKERFNNYLVYQNYYEEQIERFIFQVQNLENIINWEYIQILLKSEEYNNSLNYIKNYEKDLIDLYTKHMKFLLNLQKFEKKYNDLYINLQNYILSHISYMKEPLPNIMYTNNTHIFDSNRKSVENFIYILQQQPLYLIIMCLIHNYKNVKNLKKIVFEKNRGNTHFDYTVETGSNLNTMDTLRHAYDYDTFDERQKKYTASDIKKKHKFYQNSTKILCSFIFDLYYDLRNKRILNIFTIFLIKLGIEEMKNCLHIDSLYKIETSIFFTLIRMLFMKNEILSTFSNSIANMNNKNSFVRLLDGMSRKRVPSDNLHNYELPKVSFLDDTQRKVNEINSDHLDAYNQSDQNVENPNYIHNDAIINMKNKIEEHTELKNENNKVENKPRNSIKMFVEMEDEEKNNQFLKFIKGNNDDENEKKIYNYDLVSSRKPIMNNHFMTETDVRDHFQTEKRQYVYGEETNEIKHEEKNVLVEIDFVQVFKELCKIFEKIDFPEIFKIIIKYLFKYFCIYEKNINKEENNKQKNKIYFVNDNMVVYLPFFNLTLMAVILPILNNIQKISEKYYYPSIPIHIVKTCNRICDFIQILYLNKFESLNSYNLKNNFISVKYIYENTFNSFTHILNKFISNTKYDIYANLYIDLFHYHLDTKPYFVQLKLFQLCHIFNLFFRFQNYIALSFDDPIIKIANLFYKYKRDNIPVKESEKGRSTERNADNKIAQGEINDIQNVLCNEKNRGIPSNKEREALPVDPIKNNAPLTSIMKEKTNLLYNLIKKPKKGKDNVEKEDKQRAIEINKNTNSLNQHTTVEKEIKYFKPINNDTQNGNYSRRKKNTKLIFDEIEIEFFIKCKLIYNFKIDSRFLLTEKNMSICQFTRIPMPQYMAYRKSGCIENSEYIFSFIHSYNCKKDNVYIISECFKNCPLFEDCDDTNNLLLKLKELKTYYVSLQEQDEINLVHLINKVIDIFVSDEMIYVDFFEEFPPNLYIKKFKYDQIEKSKYDQEYLVMIQNTYDKNTFFKVKWRNIAIQLAINILKKKKHMNYLKKLYEQQEEIEQLILNYKYNMKKNMNMLKNALIFVSKLLIEKPILVNAIHFKKNLYFIKLKKEKDFLKLAKSNYAPYDISTVRSYPIKMLINNSLITNINSLLKPVLNYLTIEIHLCLDNIIKLNLVLNKNQNRSTISNHMFISTDIYTMYNGSPFLSYPLFNYNKTHLCLINGFNFVHLLHDLIIDLY comes from the coding sequence ATGTACGATCAAAATGAAGAGGACATTAATGaagttaataaatatatatttaacttATATCCCAAAATAAGTACAGGGTTAGATCATTACGCATGTATTGCATATTCAAAGAAAAAGCCAAGTGTCTATTGTTGGGGTGGGAATAGTAGCAACCAATTAGGAGTTGGTATACATATACGATACTGTGAAAAACCAACTGTTgttgatttttttgaaaactTTATAGCTTGTTCAGTTTGTTGTACTCATTATTCAACATATGTTTTAGTcaaagaaaatttaaatgatgaaGGATGTTTTGTTTATTCATTTGGTAAAGGAAATAATGGGTTGCTAGGTTATAGAAAACATAGAGAAATAATAGACGATACAAAATCGGAGATAAATcagaaaaatgaaaagggaaaaaaaggaaaatatattaacaaaaatgttCTTAACGCTTTTGGTATTAATGCAGGAGTTGAATCATCCATTAGCAGTGCCAGCAGTTTGATGAGTTTCGATTATGATCGAATTTCAAGCGATAGAAAAAGTGAAAATTctgaaaacaaaaaagagGATAACCATATTGAGCTAAACGAAAATTCTCAGGATAGTAATTCAACAAATTCTATGGATAAAGATTCGAAACgagatattaaaattggtaaaaataaaaatgaagttATAAATCGGGATGATAAAACAAAGGAAGAAAAAGCTGATTGGTTTACACCAGTTCCGATAAAAATACGATTCCCtgaatatacaaaaataaaatatatttcttgtGGTGATATGCACATATTGGCAATATCAACAGATGGTATTTTATATGGATGGGGATCAAACAGTTTTGGATGTGTTGGGAATGGAACATATACAAATGTTTATGAACCAACTCGAatatatttagaaaaacGGTCgctaaaaaatgaaaatgaaagtaATGCATatcaatataaattttacaataattcaaaagaaaataattatgattgtttaaaaaattgtgttATTCATTGTTCAGCAGGAAGTAAGCACAGTTTAGCATGTACAATAAATGgagatatatatagttgGGGTTTTGGAGGTAATGGTCGATTGGGGTtaggaaatataaaaaattataatacaccacaaataatacataagttgcgaaaaagaagaaagataatatttgtatgtGCAGGTGTGTCACACTCTAGTTGTATAGATACAGATTATAATGTTTATACATGGGGTAGTggtaaattttataaattaggACATGGAGATGATACTGACTTGTTAtatccaaaaaaaatagaattttttaattttaataaaaaaatatttatgttaaGTTCCTCATGTTTTAATTCGATAgctttaaatattaatggtgatgtttatatatggggaacatttaatatttcaaaaaatgggAACAATACATACATTTGTAAAACACCTAAACAGATAAATACAAActataaatgtatttatgTACATGCATCTACTTATTTACCATTTGGTATAACACTAGTTGGTGATTTGATTATGTTTGGGAATaactattataaaaatataaataacaatGACATAATATTAGACAACACAGATAGCAGTTTAGATTCAGATGATAATGTAATTGAACACATTGTTGAggaacgaaaaaaaaacaatgaaATTGGAAATGGCAATTTGgaaaatttttacaatagTTGTACTCCCAAATTAGATGCAAACAAAATTGGAAgtaatcatttatatattaacacattttataaaaaagataaacaTATGCAagtagtatatataaaagaattaagaggaaaaatatatattaaagatGTAATAACcgatttttacaatttaaataaaacactTATTAATGAAATTGGGGtagcaaaaaaattatttcaaaatatgaataatgaatatgagGAACCATTATTTGGAGAAATAGATAATACtggtttaaaaataaaatcgaaaactaaaataatagatgggaatgattattttagtatatttttaatagagAATGGAAAAGTATATGGATCAGGATGGAATAAAAACGGAGAATTAGGAACAGgagaatataatttaaataaaaaatatcatattcctattaatataaatatatgtgtaaaTAAGATAGCTAAAATAGTGTGTGGTAATGATTATGTATTGGCATTGAACGATTTAGGGTATGTATATGGATGgggtaaaaataataaaagtcAATTAGGAGTTGGTATTACAAAAGATTTTTATGAACCTGTACATGTAAAATCATTAAGTAatgttattaatatatatgcaggATATGATCATAGTGCCTGtattgttaataataatttttattcaaataatgaaaatgaagaacAAATTGAATGTGgtgatttatatatatggggTAATGCAGAAAGTGGGAAAGTTGGGCTAggtaatgaatatatacaagggtttatattattaccgcgaaaaattaatttatcaaaaaaaatatataaatgttcTTTAGGAACTAGTCatagtttatttttaactgaaaataatgaattatatgtatgtggGAATACAAATAATGGACGCTTAGGTATACCAAATGAAATGGAATACAAAAAAGAGGATAACGTTGAAAAGGGTATTAGCGgaaatatttccattttaagTTATCCTAAACAGATTAATctaaatgaagaaatatatatcaaagaTATATTAGCTGGATCAACATATagtataatattatcaattgatggttttatttatatatgtggtgagtttgtaaaaaataaaatattttataaaagtttcacattatataatcaaataagtaatataaaaatgatggtTGGAAAATATCAgcatgttttatttttaacatatgataataaaatatttggaTTAGGTGATAATagttattttcaaattttaaataacaaTCAAAAAGAAACTCATATAGACACACCAACCTTAgttccatattttttaaaacatactGTCGAACAgatttattcatttaaaaatgtaagcTTTGTTCAACTGtctaataatgatatatatggatggggatattcaaaaaatgggCATTTAGGTATcggtttaaaaaatttagtatatgtaaaaaatccgattaatattataaaaacatgGGTTGGAtatgaagaagaagaataTGGAAATGAAGGAGGACTAATAGACAATGAAGATATGCTttcacaaaaatataatatttatacaaattggaatgaaataaatatgataaaaaaaaaaataataaataaagaacgttttaataattatttagtatatcaaaattattatgaagAACAGATTGAGCGATTTATATTTCAAGTtcaaaatttagaaaatattataaattgggaatatatacaaatattattaaaaagcgaagaatataataatagtttaaattatataaaaaattatgaaaaggatttaattgatttatatactaagcatatgaaatttttattaaatttacaaaagtttgaaaaaaaatataatgatttatatattaatttacaaaattatatcttATCTCATATTTCATACATGAAAGAACCGTTGCCAAATATTATGTACACGAACAATACTCATATTTTCGATTCAAATAGAAAAAGCGtcgaaaattttatttacatattgCAACAACAaccattatatttaattattatgtgtcttatacataattataagaATGTGAagaatttgaaaaaaatcgtatttgaaaaaaatagaggTAACACACATTTTGATTATACAGTAGAAACTGGATCCAATTTAAATACAATGGACACACTACGACATGCATACGATTATGATACCTTCGATgaaagacaaaaaaaatatacagcCTCagatataaagaaaaaacataaGTTTTATCAAAACAGTACCAAAATTCTAtgttcttttatatttgatttatattatgatttaagaaataaaagaatacttaatatttttacaatttttttaataaaacttGGAATtgaagaaatgaaaaattgtttaCATATAGACTccttatataaaatagagacatcaattttttttacactaATTCGAATgttatttatgaaaaatgaaattttgTCAACCTTTTCAAATTCTATAgcaaatatgaataataagaaTTCGTTTGTGAGATTACTCGATGGTATGTCTAGGAAAAGGGTTCCATCAGATAACTTACACAATTATGAATTGCCAAAGGTTTCTTTTTTAGATGATACCCAAAGAAAagttaatgaaataaattctGACCATTTAGATGCATATAACCAAAGTGATCAAAATGTAGAGAACccaaattatattcataacgatgctataataaatatgaaaaacaaaatagaaGAACATacagaattaaaaaatgaaaataataaagtagAGAATAAACCAAGAAATTCTATTAAAATGTTTGTTGAAATGGAAGATGAAGAGAAAAATAaccaatttttaaaattcatAAAAGGAAACAATGATGacgaaaatgaaaaaaaaatatataattatgacCTTGTTAGTAGTAGGAAGCCAATAATGAATAATCACTTTATGACCGAAACAGATGTAAGAGATCATTTTCAAACAGAAAAAAGACAATATGTATATGGCGAAgaaacaaatgaaataaaacacGAAGAAAAGAATGTTCTTGTGGAAATAGATTTTGTACAGGTATTTAAAgaattatgtaaaatatttgaaaaaatagattttccagaaatatttaaaattattataaaatatttatttaaatatttttgtatatatgagaagaatataaataaagaagaaaacaataaacaaaaaaataaaatatattttgtaaatgataatatggTTGTATATCtacctttttttaatttaacaCTTATGGCTGTTATATTAccaatattaaataatattcaaaagatatcggaaaaatattattatcctTCTATTCCTATACATATTGTAAAAACATGTAATCGAATCTGCgattttatacaaattttatatttaaataaatttgaatctttaaatagttataatttaaaaaacaattttatttctgtaaaatatatatatgaaaacaCATTTAACTCGTTtacacatattttaaataaatttataagcaatacaaaatatgatatatatgctaatttatatattgatCTGTTTCATTACCATTTGGATACTAAACCATATTTTGTccaattaaaattatttcaattatgccatatttttaatttatttttccgcttccaaaattatattgCACTATCTTTTGACGACccaattattaaaattgccAACTtgttttacaaatataaaagagaTAATATACCAGTTAAGGAGTCTGAAAAGGGTAGATCGACCGAAAGAAATgctgataataaaattgcaCAAGGCGAAATTAATGATATACAAAATGTATTGTGTAACGAGAAAAACCGTGGCATCCCTTCGAATAAAGAACGGGAAGCATTACCAGTCGAcccaattaaaaataatgcacCATTGACAAGCAtaatgaaagaaaaaacaaacttattatataatcttATAAAGAAGccaaaaaagggaaaagaCAATGTAGAGAAGGAAGATAAACAAAGAGCCATagaaataaacaaaaacacAAATAGTTTAAATCAACATACAACTGTGGagaaggaaataaaatattttaagcCCATAAATAATGACACACAAAATGGGAACTATAGtagacgaaaaaaaaatacaaaattaatctTTGATGAGATTGAAATagaatttttcataaaatgtaagttaatatataattttaaaatagacAGTCGATTTTTGTTgacagaaaaaaatatgagtATATGTCAATTTACAAGAATACCAATGCCACAATATATGGCATATCGAAAAAGCGGGTGTATTGAAAATAgcgaatatatattttcttttatacatagctataattgtaaaaaagataatgtatatataatatcagagtgttttaaaaattgtccACTCTTTGAAGATTGTGATGAtactaataatttattattaaaattaaaagaacttaaaacatattatgTTTCATTACAAGAACaagatgaaataaatttggTACACCTGATTAACAAAgttattgatatatttgtGTCTGACGAAATGATATATgttgatttttttgaagAATTTCCTcctaatttatatattaaaaaatttaaatatgatcaaattgaaaaatcaaaatatgaTCAAGAATATTTAGTTATGATTCAAAATACTTATGACAAAAATACCTTTTTTAAAGTCAAATGGAGAAATATAGCTATCCAGCTagctataaatattttaaaaaaaaaaaaacatatgaattatttaaaaaaattatatgaacagCAAGAAGAAATTGaacaattaattttaaattataaatataatatgaaaaaaaatatgaatatgctAAAAAATGCtcttatttttgtttcaaAACTTTTAATAGAAAAACCAATATTAGTAAATGCTATTCATTTTAAGAAaaacttatattttattaaattaaaaaaagaaaaagattttttaaagctAGCCAAATCAAATTATGCACCATATGATATATCTACAGTACGTAGTTATCCtattaaaatgttaataaataattcattaaTCACAAATATTAACAGTTTGTTAAAACCTgtattgaattatttaaccATTGAAATACATTTATGTTTAGACAATATAATCAAATTAAACCttgtattaaataaaaatcaaaacCGAAGCACAATCAGTAATCACATGTTTATAAGTacagatatatatactatgtATAATGGTTctccatttttatcataccCTCTTTTCAATTATAACAAAACCCATTTGTGTTTAATAAATggatttaattttgttcatcTTTTACATGACCTGATCATAGATTTATATTGA